The proteins below are encoded in one region of Micromonospora pisi:
- a CDS encoding flotillin family protein — translation MDVITTGVGVLLAVLLLVAIGVVFLVSRLFRKVEQGKALIISKVRRVDVTFTGAVVLPVLHKSEIMDISVKTIDIERTGQEGLICRDNIRADIRITFFVRVNKTTEDVIKVAQAIGTARASDRETLQELFNAKFSEALKTVGKQLDFVDLYTKRNEFRDQIIRVIGTDLNGYSLEDAAIDFLEQTPLSKLDAANILDAQGIRKITELTAIEHIRTNEFQRNEQKEITRQNVDAREAILELERRQADAELKQHREIETLRAREDAEISRVRAEERLRAETAHIRTDEQLGIQQENKAREIAVAEKNRERVIAIESERIEKDRMLEVIGRQRETELSTISKDKEVEVERRAIAEVIRERIAVDKTVAEQEENIKRLRVVEEAERTRQAVVIQAEAEAQEALVKDIKAAEASEQAAKHKARENLVLAEARQQAAELETRAKIRLAEGTQAEAAAAGLAEVQVRERGAEVIEKVGRAEALVEREKALVLADAVREKLKGEAEGLTEKAAAMAALDEASRGHEEFRLRLEAEKELRLAGIKAQHQVAESQAMVLAAGLEKANIDIVGGDSMFFDRLVNSITLGKSVDGFVQHSEVAQSLAKPWLDGEASFPEDLTRMIGSLNTGDVQNLTVSAWLLQQIHAGGSNADKLRDLLQAAQKLGLADAPLAALNGPRQRGTGE, via the coding sequence ATGGATGTGATCACCACCGGGGTCGGCGTACTCCTGGCCGTCCTTCTTCTCGTCGCGATCGGCGTCGTCTTCCTGGTCAGCCGCTTGTTCCGGAAGGTCGAACAGGGCAAGGCGCTGATCATCTCGAAGGTTCGGCGGGTCGACGTGACCTTCACCGGCGCGGTTGTGCTCCCGGTGCTGCACAAGTCCGAAATCATGGACATCTCGGTGAAGACGATCGACATCGAGCGGACCGGCCAGGAGGGCCTGATCTGCCGGGACAACATCCGGGCCGACATCCGGATCACGTTCTTCGTCCGGGTCAACAAGACCACCGAAGATGTGATCAAGGTGGCGCAGGCGATCGGTACGGCACGGGCCAGTGACCGGGAGACGCTCCAGGAGCTGTTCAACGCGAAGTTCTCCGAGGCGCTCAAGACGGTCGGCAAGCAGCTCGACTTCGTGGACCTCTACACGAAGCGGAACGAGTTCCGGGACCAGATCATCCGGGTCATCGGCACCGACCTCAACGGCTACAGCCTGGAGGACGCGGCGATCGACTTCCTGGAGCAGACGCCACTGTCCAAGTTGGACGCGGCGAACATCCTCGACGCCCAGGGCATTCGGAAAATCACCGAGCTGACCGCGATCGAGCACATCCGGACCAACGAATTCCAGCGCAACGAGCAGAAGGAGATCACCCGGCAGAACGTCGACGCCCGGGAGGCCATCCTCGAGCTCGAACGGCGGCAGGCCGACGCCGAACTCAAGCAGCACCGCGAAATCGAGACGCTACGGGCGCGGGAGGACGCGGAAATCTCCCGGGTACGGGCGGAGGAGCGGCTCCGGGCCGAGACGGCGCACATCCGTACCGACGAGCAGTTGGGCATCCAGCAGGAGAACAAGGCCCGCGAGATCGCGGTGGCGGAGAAGAACCGGGAACGGGTCATCGCGATCGAGTCCGAGCGGATCGAGAAGGACCGCATGCTGGAGGTGATCGGCCGGCAGCGGGAAACCGAACTCTCCACCATCTCGAAGGACAAAGAGGTCGAGGTGGAGCGGCGGGCCATCGCCGAGGTCATCCGTGAGCGGATCGCGGTGGACAAGACCGTGGCCGAGCAGGAGGAGAACATCAAGCGCCTGCGGGTGGTCGAGGAGGCCGAGCGGACCCGTCAGGCGGTGGTGATCCAGGCCGAGGCCGAGGCGCAGGAGGCTCTGGTCAAGGACATCAAGGCGGCCGAGGCTTCGGAGCAGGCCGCCAAGCACAAGGCCCGGGAGAACCTGGTCCTGGCCGAGGCCCGGCAGCAGGCCGCCGAACTGGAGACCCGGGCCAAGATCCGGTTGGCGGAGGGTACGCAGGCCGAAGCGGCCGCGGCCGGTCTGGCCGAGGTCCAGGTACGCGAGCGCGGCGCCGAGGTGATCGAGAAGGTCGGCCGGGCGGAAGCGCTTGTCGAACGTGAGAAGGCGCTGGTCCTCGCCGACGCGGTACGGGAGAAGCTGAAGGGCGAGGCGGAGGGTCTCACCGAGAAGGCGGCGGCGATGGCCGCGCTGGACGAGGCAAGCCGGGGACACGAGGAGTTCCGGCTGCGGCTGGAGGCGGAGAAGGAACTCCGACTCGCCGGCATCAAGGCCCAGCACCAGGTGGCCGAGTCCCAGGCAATGGTACTCGCGGCCGGGCTCGAAAAGGCGAACATCGACATCGTCGGCGGGGACAGCATGTTCTTCGACCGGCTGGTCAACTCGATCACCCTCGGCAAGAGCGTCGACGGCTTCGTCCAGCACTCGGAGGTCGCGCAGAGCCTTGCCAAGCCGTGGCTGGACGGGGAGGCGAGCTTTCCCGAGGACCTGACCCGGATGATCGGCTCGCTGAACACCGGTGACGTACAGAACCTGACCGTCTCAGCCTGGTTGTTACAGCAGATCCACGCCGGCGGGTCCAACGCCGACAAGCTGCGGGACCTGCTCCAGGCGGCGCAGAAGCTCGGCCTGGCCGACGCGCCACTCGCCGCGCTGAACGGCCCGAGGCAACGGGGTACGGGTGAGTGA
- the purD gene encoding phosphoribosylamine--glycine ligase encodes MRVLLIGSGGREHALALGLAADPSVEQLIAAPGNPGIASVAELRQVDAVDPAAVAALAVEVGADLVVIGPEAPLVAGVADVVRAKGIAVFGPSGAAARIEGSKTFAKEIMTAAGVPTARAYTCTDPGEVARALDEFGAPYVVKDDGLAAGKGVVVTEDRAHALEHAAACGQVVVEEYLAGPEVSLFVVTDGEAALPLLPAQDFKRVGDGDTGPNTGGMGAYAPLPWASPDLVEDVMARVVQPTLAEMRRRGTPFSGLLYVGLAITSRGPKVIEFNARFGDPETQVVLALLETPLAGLLNAAATGTLAAHPPLRWRAGAGVAVVVASAGYPEAARTGDVITGADRPGIIHAGTARRDSDGALLSAGGRVLAGTAIGPDLEVARDAAYALIEGIELDGSHHRRDIALAAIEGRIAPPR; translated from the coding sequence GTGCGCGTACTTCTTATCGGCAGTGGTGGGCGGGAGCATGCGCTCGCGCTCGGGCTGGCCGCTGATCCTTCGGTCGAGCAGCTCATCGCAGCCCCGGGCAACCCGGGCATAGCCAGCGTGGCGGAGCTGAGGCAGGTCGACGCGGTCGACCCGGCCGCCGTCGCCGCGCTCGCGGTGGAGGTCGGCGCGGACCTCGTCGTGATCGGCCCGGAAGCACCGCTGGTGGCCGGGGTCGCCGACGTCGTCCGGGCCAAGGGCATCGCGGTCTTCGGCCCCTCCGGTGCGGCGGCCCGGATCGAGGGCTCCAAGACGTTCGCCAAGGAGATCATGACGGCGGCCGGCGTGCCGACCGCCCGTGCGTACACCTGCACCGACCCGGGCGAGGTGGCCCGGGCGCTGGACGAGTTCGGCGCGCCGTACGTGGTGAAGGACGACGGGCTGGCCGCCGGCAAGGGCGTCGTGGTGACCGAGGACCGGGCACACGCCCTCGAACACGCCGCCGCCTGCGGTCAGGTGGTGGTCGAGGAATACCTGGCCGGCCCCGAGGTCTCCCTCTTCGTGGTCACCGACGGGGAGGCCGCGCTGCCGCTCCTGCCGGCCCAGGACTTCAAGCGGGTCGGCGACGGCGACACCGGCCCGAACACCGGCGGCATGGGGGCGTACGCGCCACTGCCGTGGGCGTCGCCGGACCTGGTCGAGGACGTGATGGCCCGGGTGGTCCAGCCGACCCTGGCCGAGATGCGCCGCCGGGGCACCCCCTTCTCCGGCCTGCTCTACGTCGGCCTGGCGATCACCAGCCGTGGGCCGAAGGTGATCGAGTTCAACGCGCGGTTCGGTGATCCGGAGACGCAGGTCGTACTCGCACTGCTGGAGACGCCGCTGGCCGGGCTGCTGAACGCGGCCGCGACCGGCACGCTCGCCGCGCATCCGCCGCTGCGCTGGCGCGCCGGCGCCGGGGTCGCCGTGGTGGTGGCCTCGGCCGGCTATCCGGAGGCGGCCCGCACCGGCGACGTCATCACCGGCGCCGACCGGCCCGGCATCATCCACGCCGGCACCGCGCGCCGGGACAGCGACGGTGCCCTGCTCTCCGCCGGGGGCCGGGTTCTCGCCGGTACGGCGATCGGCCCCGACCTGGAGGTCGCGCGGGACGCGGCGTACGCCCTGATCGAGGGGATCGAGCTGGACGGCTCCCACCACCGGCGGGACATCGCGCTGGCGGCGATCGAGGGGCGGATCGCACCGCCCCGGTAG
- a CDS encoding endonuclease domain-containing protein, whose amino-acid sequence MATRRARIRAVVASFGPEATAVLGTAAELHGLAGLRTDPKVHVSVPGAVARPLRSSDPAAVVHQLLIPPAQLGTVAGIPTTTAPRTAADLLLRLDRFAAVSVLDSALNRGSVDETDLTGVRAMLARRRGAVDARRYLAEADGRAESPLETRVRLRCADGGVPPDELQHPVRDEDGYLLALGDLAWLRERIIGEADGAEVHSTPDALYRDRRRQNRIANAGWRVFRFTWADTQDPDYIPSIIRAAHRRRRTR is encoded by the coding sequence ATGGCGACGCGACGCGCCCGGATCCGGGCCGTGGTGGCGTCATTCGGACCGGAGGCGACGGCCGTGCTCGGCACCGCCGCCGAACTGCACGGGCTCGCGGGATTACGCACCGACCCGAAGGTGCATGTCTCCGTACCCGGCGCGGTGGCGCGGCCACTGCGGTCCAGCGACCCCGCCGCCGTGGTGCACCAGCTGCTGATTCCGCCCGCACAACTCGGCACGGTCGCCGGAATCCCGACCACCACCGCCCCGCGTACCGCCGCCGACCTGCTACTCCGGCTGGATCGGTTCGCGGCGGTCTCGGTGCTGGACTCGGCACTGAATCGAGGGTCGGTCGACGAGACAGACCTGACCGGCGTACGCGCGATGCTCGCCCGACGACGTGGAGCCGTCGACGCCCGACGGTATCTGGCGGAAGCGGACGGGCGAGCCGAGTCCCCACTCGAAACGCGGGTACGCCTGCGCTGCGCTGACGGCGGAGTCCCCCCGGACGAACTGCAGCACCCGGTACGCGACGAGGACGGGTACCTGCTCGCGCTGGGGGACCTGGCCTGGCTCCGCGAGCGGATTATCGGCGAGGCGGACGGCGCCGAGGTGCACAGCACCCCGGACGCCCTCTACCGGGACCGCCGACGGCAGAACCGGATCGCCAACGCTGGCTGGCGCGTGTTCCGTTTCACCTGGGCCGACACCCAGGACCCCGACTACATCCCCTCGATCATTCGTGCCGCCCACCGACGACGCCGGACCCGTTGA
- a CDS encoding adenylosuccinate synthase — translation MPAIVLIGAQWGDEGKGKVTDLLGEQVHYVVRYSGGNNAGHTVITPDGQKYALHLMPSGALSPNAMIVIGNGVVVDPKVLLEEIDGLAERGVDVSRLRISGDAHLIMPHHRALDRVVERYLGSARIGTTGRGIGPAYGDKVARMGIRLQDLLDPGILRKKLELALREKNQMLFKVYNRKALDVDAVTEEYLEYAKRLRPYIAETRTILWDALDRGETVLLEGAQATMLDMDHGTYPFVTSSNPTAGGACVGAGIPPTAITKVIGVTKAYTTRVGSGPFPTELHDENGMHLRKVGVEYGTTTGRERRTGWFDAVVARYATRLNGITDLVVTKLDVLTGLEKVPICVGYEIDGERFDDMPMTQTGFHHATPIYEEHDGWWEDITKARTEAELPENARRYIARIEELCGTRVSVVGVGPGREENVVRHPLL, via the coding sequence ATGCCAGCGATCGTGCTCATCGGGGCGCAGTGGGGCGACGAGGGCAAAGGAAAGGTTACCGACCTGCTCGGAGAGCAGGTCCACTACGTCGTCCGTTACTCCGGCGGTAACAACGCCGGGCACACCGTGATCACGCCGGACGGGCAGAAGTACGCGTTGCACCTGATGCCGTCCGGTGCCCTCTCCCCGAACGCGATGATCGTGATCGGTAACGGGGTGGTGGTGGATCCCAAGGTGCTGCTCGAGGAGATCGACGGCCTGGCCGAGCGGGGCGTCGACGTCTCCCGGCTGCGGATCTCCGGCGACGCGCACCTGATCATGCCGCACCACCGTGCACTGGACCGGGTGGTCGAGCGTTACCTCGGCTCGGCCCGGATCGGCACCACCGGTCGGGGCATCGGCCCGGCGTACGGCGACAAGGTCGCCCGGATGGGGATCCGGCTGCAGGATCTGCTCGATCCGGGCATCCTGCGCAAGAAGCTGGAACTCGCGCTGCGCGAGAAGAACCAGATGCTGTTCAAGGTCTACAACCGCAAGGCGCTGGACGTGGACGCGGTGACCGAGGAGTACCTGGAGTACGCGAAGCGGCTGCGGCCGTACATCGCGGAGACCCGGACGATCCTCTGGGACGCGCTGGACCGGGGCGAGACGGTGCTGCTGGAAGGCGCCCAGGCGACCATGCTCGACATGGACCACGGCACCTATCCCTTCGTGACCTCGTCGAACCCGACCGCGGGCGGGGCCTGCGTGGGGGCGGGCATCCCGCCGACCGCGATCACGAAGGTCATCGGTGTGACCAAGGCGTACACCACCAGGGTTGGGTCGGGCCCGTTCCCGACCGAGTTGCACGACGAGAACGGCATGCACCTGCGCAAGGTCGGTGTCGAGTACGGCACCACGACCGGCCGGGAGCGGCGGACGGGCTGGTTCGACGCGGTGGTCGCCCGGTACGCGACCCGGCTCAACGGCATCACCGACCTGGTGGTCACCAAGCTCGACGTGCTGACCGGTCTGGAGAAGGTGCCGATCTGCGTCGGTTACGAGATCGACGGTGAGCGGTTCGACGACATGCCGATGACGCAGACCGGGTTCCACCACGCCACGCCGATCTACGAGGAGCACGACGGCTGGTGGGAGGACATCACCAAGGCCCGTACCGAGGCTGAGCTGCCGGAGAACGCTCGTCGCTACATCGCGCGGATCGAGGAACTCTGCGGCACCCGGGTCAGCGTCGTCGGCGTCGGCCCCGGCCGCGAGGAGAACGTCGTCCGCCACCCCCTCCTCTGA
- a CDS encoding chromosome partitioning protein: MDDQPNQHYRPGPGAAPRDVEPFWPPDEIVAEPQQTGPAGANKPPTGPDGGAPGPGSATTVTPGVGADVAWGGVPFPPPAPSTAPPPPLAPAPVVPPTPGPAVTPPTPPEAAPVTPAQPPAPVEADPWAPSAPTHAPARGTARGSASPPVHLDDPFTLGLLNDGTGGATGTTAPSGPDPRAVRATPPESPWAQPPQRPAAEHPVTPRHPATPSHPVEPPTGEPRPTNPAHPYPPDPGHPQGAGHPQGAGHPQSARHPHHQGQPQGQGQPAGPAPGVPGQPAQTPGGTGYPPGAGHAPGAGHAPAVGVPGYPPAPRTAPHPPVGPHQPRAEVHPGVAQVPQQPYREAPGVTRMPPPGPAYPEPAWTPDDSTPTAEEFARRRANRPADPIATMGVRAAVNRSTLGLVRLSPSRHEQEIRQDVEMVRRNFGGLRQVTVVNPKGGAGKTVAILLLAMTFGQKRGGYVLAWDNNETQGTLGMRAQQDFHSRTVRDMLRDLGQFQVSHGRVGDLSQYVRSQGEGMFDVLASDESATGGEMLTATAFAEIREVVSRFYKLIFVDTGNNVRAQNWQAAIDATDQLLITMSARNDSAETAARMLDHLEQSGRQRLVRQAVTVVSMPPSRKEIDLPAIQRHFAARTRAVLLAPYERLIDTGEPIRYGQLSSASRDAWLKIAAAVAEGL, from the coding sequence ATGGACGACCAGCCGAACCAGCACTACCGGCCGGGCCCCGGGGCGGCGCCCCGGGACGTCGAGCCGTTCTGGCCGCCGGACGAGATCGTCGCCGAGCCGCAGCAGACCGGGCCGGCGGGTGCGAACAAGCCTCCGACCGGACCGGACGGCGGAGCACCGGGGCCCGGTTCGGCGACGACCGTGACGCCCGGAGTCGGCGCGGACGTGGCCTGGGGAGGCGTCCCGTTCCCACCACCCGCCCCGTCTACGGCGCCGCCACCGCCCCTCGCCCCGGCGCCAGTGGTTCCTCCGACGCCGGGGCCTGCCGTAACGCCCCCGACCCCGCCGGAGGCAGCGCCGGTGACGCCAGCTCAGCCACCGGCACCGGTTGAGGCCGACCCGTGGGCCCCTTCCGCTCCGACCCACGCTCCCGCCCGGGGTACGGCGCGCGGATCCGCCAGCCCACCGGTGCACCTGGACGACCCCTTCACGCTGGGCCTGTTGAACGACGGCACCGGCGGCGCCACCGGAACCACCGCACCGAGCGGCCCCGACCCCCGGGCGGTACGCGCCACCCCGCCGGAGTCACCCTGGGCGCAGCCACCGCAGCGTCCCGCCGCCGAGCACCCGGTCACGCCCCGCCACCCGGCCACGCCCAGCCACCCGGTCGAGCCGCCCACCGGCGAGCCCCGTCCGACGAACCCCGCGCACCCCTACCCACCCGACCCAGGGCACCCGCAGGGCGCGGGGCACCCGCAGGGCGCGGGGCACCCGCAGAGCGCGAGGCACCCGCACCATCAGGGACAGCCGCAGGGCCAGGGACAGCCGGCGGGCCCGGCACCGGGCGTGCCCGGACAGCCTGCCCAGACGCCCGGCGGAACGGGATACCCGCCCGGTGCGGGACATGCACCAGGCGCGGGACATGCACCAGCGGTCGGCGTACCCGGATATCCGCCGGCGCCGCGAACGGCGCCGCACCCACCGGTCGGCCCCCACCAGCCCCGCGCCGAGGTCCACCCCGGGGTCGCCCAGGTGCCCCAGCAGCCCTACCGGGAAGCCCCCGGAGTGACCCGGATGCCACCGCCGGGCCCCGCCTACCCCGAACCGGCCTGGACGCCCGACGACTCGACCCCGACCGCCGAGGAGTTCGCGCGCCGCCGGGCCAACCGGCCCGCCGACCCGATCGCCACCATGGGGGTGCGGGCGGCGGTCAACCGGAGCACGCTCGGCCTGGTCCGGCTCTCCCCCAGCCGGCACGAACAGGAGATCCGACAGGACGTCGAGATGGTCCGCCGGAACTTCGGCGGGCTGCGCCAGGTCACCGTGGTCAACCCGAAGGGTGGGGCGGGCAAGACGGTGGCGATCCTGCTGCTCGCGATGACCTTCGGACAGAAGCGCGGCGGATACGTCCTGGCCTGGGACAACAACGAGACCCAGGGCACCCTGGGCATGCGGGCCCAACAGGACTTCCACTCCCGTACCGTCCGGGACATGCTGCGCGACCTGGGGCAGTTCCAGGTCTCCCACGGGCGGGTCGGCGACCTGTCGCAGTACGTCCGCTCCCAGGGGGAGGGCATGTTCGACGTGCTCGCCTCGGACGAGTCGGCCACCGGCGGCGAGATGCTCACCGCGACCGCCTTCGCGGAGATCCGCGAAGTGGTCAGCCGCTTCTACAAGCTGATCTTCGTGGACACCGGCAACAACGTACGGGCGCAGAACTGGCAGGCCGCGATCGACGCCACCGACCAGCTCCTGATCACCATGTCGGCCCGGAACGACTCCGCCGAAACCGCCGCCCGGATGCTCGACCACCTCGAACAGAGCGGTCGGCAGCGGCTGGTACGGCAGGCAGTGACGGTGGTCTCCATGCCGCCGTCACGCAAGGAGATCGACCTACCGGCGATCCAGCGGCACTTCGCCGCCCGGACCAGGGCGGTACTGCTGGCCCCGTACGAGCGGTTGATCGACACCGGCGAACCGATCCGCTACGGCCAGCTCTCCAGCGCCAGCCGGGACGCCTGGCTCAAGATCGCGGCAGCGGTCGCCGAAGGGCTGTGA
- a CDS encoding DUF3151 domain-containing protein, protein MQSLLPEPPATLLPSDDAAEAALAEAVEANTDEAYASVAARFPTFSAAWGALASRSLAEGQVVTAYAYARTGYHRGLDQLRRSGWKGHGPVPWSHGPNQGFLRCLHVLSRAAGEIGESDEAARCAQFLRDCDPEAGDALAGS, encoded by the coding sequence ATGCAGAGTCTGTTGCCGGAACCGCCGGCCACCCTCCTCCCCAGCGACGACGCGGCCGAGGCCGCCCTCGCCGAGGCTGTCGAGGCCAACACCGACGAGGCGTACGCCTCGGTCGCCGCGCGTTTCCCGACCTTCAGTGCGGCCTGGGGGGCGTTGGCTTCCCGGTCCCTCGCCGAGGGCCAGGTCGTCACCGCGTACGCGTACGCGCGTACCGGCTACCACCGTGGGCTGGACCAGCTGCGCCGTAGCGGCTGGAAGGGACACGGTCCGGTGCCCTGGTCGCACGGCCCGAACCAGGGCTTCCTGCGCTGCCTGCACGTGCTGTCCCGGGCGGCCGGCGAGATCGGCGAGTCGGACGAGGCGGCCCGCTGTGCCCAGTTCCTGCGTGACTGTGACCCCGAGGCGGGCGACGCCCTCGCCGGTAGCTGA
- a CDS encoding LOG family protein — protein MPTPSPTHLLGPDDTTEFEIESRAELDRHLRSGSLAGLTVQGLRLDLEPPPDLTTVELTDTLFIGCRFASRQVEVDLISRGAHLLPPFADLPYSTQPPRLYTPEELLDGFATGGFTGMFDARVYEHFTAHGGALPPVREALAQRMHDHGMDNALADATRSWLAVHGPGSVIGVMGGHAVPRGSAAYRLAATLGWELARADRLVVTGGGPGVMEAANLGAYLSARSAEELSAAIDLLAEAPDFADHDRYTSAAVRVRAEFGPTPGGPGSTTRLGVTSDGGGIAPTQRAGDEAVVADTVGWARRGGLSIPTWLYGHEPANLFAGRIAKYFSNAIREDTLLRLARGGIVFAAGRAGTVQEVFQAATKTFYGTDGASGAYVFLDRAFWTETLPVESLLRPLLALTPFGDLTGSIHVTDDVHEAVRLLTAA, from the coding sequence GTGCCCACGCCATCCCCGACCCACCTGCTCGGACCGGACGACACCACCGAGTTCGAGATCGAGTCCCGCGCCGAACTCGACCGCCACCTGCGTTCCGGCAGCCTCGCCGGGCTGACCGTGCAGGGACTACGGCTGGATCTCGAACCGCCGCCCGACCTCACCACCGTGGAACTGACCGACACGCTCTTCATCGGCTGCCGGTTCGCCTCCCGTCAGGTCGAGGTGGATCTCATCAGCCGCGGCGCCCACCTCCTGCCGCCCTTCGCCGACCTGCCGTACTCGACCCAGCCGCCCCGGCTCTACACCCCGGAGGAACTACTCGACGGATTCGCCACGGGTGGCTTCACCGGCATGTTCGACGCCCGGGTGTACGAGCACTTCACCGCACACGGTGGGGCGCTGCCGCCAGTACGCGAGGCGCTCGCCCAGCGGATGCACGACCATGGCATGGACAACGCGCTCGCCGACGCCACCCGGAGCTGGTTGGCGGTCCACGGGCCCGGTTCGGTGATCGGGGTGATGGGCGGGCACGCCGTACCGCGCGGCAGTGCGGCGTACCGGCTCGCCGCCACGCTCGGCTGGGAGCTGGCGCGGGCGGACCGGCTGGTGGTGACCGGTGGCGGTCCCGGCGTGATGGAGGCGGCGAACCTCGGCGCGTACCTCTCCGCCCGGTCAGCGGAGGAGCTGTCCGCCGCCATCGACCTGCTCGCCGAGGCTCCGGACTTCGCCGACCACGACCGGTACACCTCGGCGGCGGTACGGGTCCGGGCCGAGTTCGGGCCGACACCGGGCGGGCCGGGGTCGACCACGAGACTCGGTGTGACATCGGACGGTGGCGGTATCGCGCCGACGCAGCGGGCCGGTGACGAGGCCGTCGTGGCCGACACCGTCGGCTGGGCCCGGCGCGGCGGGCTCTCCATCCCGACCTGGCTCTACGGTCACGAACCGGCGAACCTCTTCGCCGGCCGGATCGCCAAGTACTTCTCGAACGCGATCCGTGAGGACACGCTGCTGCGACTCGCCCGGGGCGGCATCGTCTTCGCCGCCGGCCGGGCCGGCACGGTGCAGGAGGTGTTCCAGGCGGCGACCAAGACCTTCTACGGCACCGACGGGGCGAGCGGGGCGTACGTCTTCCTCGACCGCGCCTTCTGGACCGAAACGCTTCCGGTCGAGTCGCTGCTCCGCCCGCTGCTCGCCCTCACCCCGTTCGGTGACCTCACCGGCTCGATCCACGTGACCGACGACGTGCACGAGGCGGTACGGCTGCTCACCGCCGCCTGA